In Winkia neuii, a genomic segment contains:
- a CDS encoding helix-turn-helix transcriptional regulator — protein sequence MTTVYLSMNGVAKRLGISPTTVKTYYRDNRLPEPDAQIGTDRGKRMGWLPETIDAWNKNRPGHGGRPPADT from the coding sequence ATGACTACCGTATACCTATCCATGAACGGGGTAGCTAAAAGGCTAGGCATATCCCCCACCACGGTAAAAACCTACTACCGGGATAACCGCCTACCAGAACCAGACGCACAAATTGGGACCGACCGAGGCAAACGCATGGGCTGGCTCCCCGAAACCATCGATGCCTGGAATAAGAACCGGCCCGGACACGGAGGCCGCCCCCCAGCGGACACGTAA
- a CDS encoding carbohydrate-binding protein, giving the protein MRVPTTSELRELSFFEVSRLRDEISEEFNRQQIIEYLPTNVEALQAEYQKAAGVPPAGSNWQAPTGLKTAYAVGQVVTHNGVRWKSLCSFNTAEPGTNPALWGKEDEGEAEEAANE; this is encoded by the coding sequence GTGCGAGTACCTACGACTAGTGAGCTTAGGGAGCTTTCCTTTTTTGAGGTTAGCCGGCTTAGAGATGAGATCAGCGAGGAGTTTAACCGCCAGCAAATAATCGAATACCTACCCACTAACGTTGAGGCTTTACAGGCGGAGTATCAGAAAGCAGCCGGAGTGCCCCCGGCGGGCTCTAACTGGCAGGCCCCGACGGGGTTAAAAACCGCCTACGCGGTCGGGCAGGTAGTCACCCATAACGGGGTCAGGTGGAAGAGCCTATGCTCTTTCAACACTGCCGAGCCCGGCACTAACCCGGCTTTGTGGGGAAAAGAAGACGAAGGAGAAGCTGAGGAGGCCGCGAATGAGTGA
- a CDS encoding peptidoglycan recognition protein family protein yields MAYQDITCYDSPNYTPGRGGTQVNVIVIHWWNSPDRNPGFEGAIRTLCNPAVGTSAHCVAEAGRVAWIVNAADTAWHAGDYSVNKRSIGIECNPRMSSADLETIAQLIANIRRDYGWRIPLAKHNDFYNTACPGTYAGKLAWLDARAEDIRRGAPAKVTPKADPAPAPGKLAEDGILGVASWKKIQAHLRTPQDGTISDQVAEKQEYYPAIMEADPCPAQFGNGDDGSQAIRELQARLKQTQDGILGPTTIRAWQANLHQTQDGYLGENTAQAIQHALNTKGWMW; encoded by the coding sequence ATGGCATATCAAGATATAACCTGCTATGACTCACCGAATTACACGCCTGGCAGGGGCGGCACGCAAGTAAATGTGATTGTTATTCACTGGTGGAATAGTCCGGATCGTAATCCCGGGTTTGAGGGGGCAATACGCACCCTGTGCAACCCGGCGGTTGGCACCTCCGCCCACTGCGTAGCAGAAGCAGGCCGAGTAGCGTGGATCGTAAACGCCGCCGATACAGCCTGGCACGCCGGCGACTACTCCGTCAACAAGCGTTCTATCGGCATCGAGTGTAACCCGCGCATGAGCAGCGCAGACCTTGAAACTATCGCCCAGCTGATCGCGAATATTCGCCGCGATTACGGCTGGCGCATCCCCCTAGCTAAGCATAACGATTTCTACAATACTGCCTGCCCCGGCACGTATGCGGGCAAGCTCGCCTGGCTGGACGCGCGCGCCGAAGACATCCGCCGAGGGGCCCCTGCCAAGGTAACCCCGAAAGCAGACCCAGCCCCCGCCCCCGGCAAACTAGCCGAGGACGGCATCCTAGGGGTTGCATCTTGGAAGAAAATCCAAGCCCACCTACGCACCCCGCAAGACGGCACGATCTCCGACCAGGTGGCGGAAAAACAGGAATACTACCCGGCAATCATGGAAGCTGACCCCTGCCCGGCCCAATTCGGCAACGGCGATGACGGCTCCCAGGCCATACGCGAACTACAAGCCCGCCTAAAACAAACCCAGGACGGCATCCTCGGCCCGACCACAATCCGCGCCTGGCAAGCCAACCTCCACCAGACCCAAGACGGCTACCTCGGAGAAAACACCGCCCAAGCAATACAACACGCCCTCAACACGAAAGGATGGATGTGGTAA